One genomic segment of Candidatus Kryptonium sp. includes these proteins:
- a CDS encoding EutN/CcmL family microcompartment protein, whose amino-acid sequence MFIAKVIGTVWSTIKDKSLQGYKLQIIQPLNAKGEKVGNPIMAVDTIGAGPGEIVMYITAREAVIPMSVKEAPVDASIVGIVEKIDLFQ is encoded by the coding sequence ATGTTTATTGCGAAAGTTATAGGAACCGTGTGGTCAACTATTAAAGATAAAAGCTTGCAGGGATATAAATTGCAGATAATTCAACCTTTAAACGCAAAAGGTGAGAAGGTTGGGAATCCAATCATGGCTGTAGATACGATAGGTGCTGGTCCGGGAGAAATTGTGATGTATATAACCGCTCGAGAAGCAGTTATACCAATGAGTGTTAAAGAAGCACCTGTTGATGCTTCAATTGTTGGAATAGTTGAGAAAATAGATTTATTTCAATAA
- a CDS encoding RNA polymerase sigma factor RpoD/SigA: MVRITKTITNRESISIDKYLQEIGKYELLTPEEEIELARRAKQGDEKALERLIQANLRFVVSVAKQYQNQGLPLVDLINEGNLGLIKAAKRFDETRGFKFISYAVWWIRQSILQALAEQSRIVRLPLNRVGALNKIGKKLSQLEQEFEREPSANEIAEELDMSVYEVADTLKISGRHISMDAPFVQGEDNKLLDIMPNESDPMPDHGLMYESLKKDIEEALSTLDPREREVVKLYFGIGYDHPLTLEEIGEKFKLTRERVRQIKEKAIRKLRHHSRSKVLRSYLG; this comes from the coding sequence ATGGTGAGAATCACCAAAACAATTACAAATCGTGAGAGTATTTCAATTGACAAGTATCTCCAGGAGATAGGAAAATATGAACTTCTTACACCCGAGGAAGAAATTGAACTTGCCAGAAGAGCAAAGCAAGGTGACGAAAAAGCGCTTGAAAGGTTAATCCAAGCAAATCTTCGCTTCGTCGTTAGTGTCGCGAAACAATATCAAAATCAAGGTCTTCCTCTTGTGGATCTTATAAATGAAGGAAACCTTGGGCTCATAAAAGCAGCAAAGAGATTTGATGAAACAAGAGGCTTTAAATTTATTTCTTATGCGGTTTGGTGGATAAGACAATCAATTTTACAAGCACTTGCAGAACAGTCAAGAATAGTACGTTTGCCTTTGAATAGGGTTGGAGCTTTGAATAAAATTGGCAAAAAACTTAGCCAACTTGAACAAGAATTTGAACGAGAACCAAGCGCAAACGAGATCGCAGAAGAACTTGACATGAGCGTTTATGAAGTTGCTGATACGCTGAAAATTTCAGGAAGACATATATCAATGGACGCACCATTTGTTCAAGGTGAAGATAATAAACTTCTTGACATTATGCCTAATGAAAGCGATCCGATGCCAGACCATGGACTTATGTATGAATCATTGAAAAAAGACATTGAAGAAGCACTTAGCACGCTTGATCCAAGAGAGAGGGAAGTTGTTAAACTTTATTTTGGAATCGGATATGACCATCCCCTTACACTTGAAGAAATAGGTGAAAAATTTAAACTCACCCGTGAAAGAGTAAGACAAATTAAAGAGAAAGCCATCCGAAAACTCAGACATCATTCCAGAAGCAAAGTTCTCAGATCTTATCTCGGCTGA
- a CDS encoding C40 family peptidase, with translation MLSCSSTARYSTAEIQEVSEDIIIKEIEKEDDVEVNSSSVSSLSYSEIQKAIVREILNYIGIPYKKGGDGNNGIDCSAFVMIVFKNVFGVVLPRSSFEQFKLGKMVKSIDSLKVGDLLFFNTTGRTASHVGIYIGNGLFAHASVKEGVTVSSIYSTYYRKRFNGAKRIIEVN, from the coding sequence ATGCTTTCCTGTTCTTCAACAGCAAGGTATTCAACTGCCGAGATCCAAGAGGTTTCAGAGGATATCATAATAAAGGAAATTGAAAAAGAAGATGATGTTGAGGTTAATTCAAGCAGTGTTTCCAGTTTATCTTATTCGGAAATTCAAAAAGCAATAGTTCGTGAGATTTTAAATTATATTGGGATACCATACAAAAAAGGTGGGGATGGAAATAATGGCATTGATTGTTCTGCGTTTGTGATGATTGTCTTTAAAAATGTTTTTGGAGTCGTGTTGCCGAGGTCATCTTTTGAACAATTTAAACTCGGTAAGATGGTAAAAAGCATTGACTCTTTAAAAGTTGGTGATCTTTTATTTTTTAACACCACTGGAAGAACAGCTTCTCATGTTGGAATTTATATTGGCAATGGTTTGTTTGCTCACGCAAGCGTAAAGGAAGGAGTAACCGTCTCTTCAATTTACAGCACATATTACCGAAAAAGGTTCAACGGTGCTAAAAGAATAATTGAGGTAAATTGA
- a CDS encoding ABC transporter ATP-binding protein encodes MILNVENLSTYFFLEDKTIKAVDSVSFEIHEGEIVALVGESGSGKSVTALSIVRLIEPPGKIVSGKVLWRNRIDILSISNAELKNIRGKEISVIFQDVTNSLNPVLTVGKQVREVFEIKMGINRKSAKLKVIELFEKIGISEPEKVYDFYPHQLSGGLRQRILIAMAFAPKPKLIIADEPTSFVDAVTQIQILELIKSLQVENRTSILLITHNFGVVSEIANRVYIMHRGKIIEEGFTFEVLSKPKHPYTRNLIESARFLSF; translated from the coding sequence TTGATACTGAATGTTGAAAATCTCTCAACTTATTTTTTCCTTGAGGATAAAACGATAAAAGCTGTTGACAGTGTATCTTTTGAAATTCACGAAGGTGAAATAGTTGCACTTGTCGGTGAATCAGGTAGCGGAAAAAGCGTCACTGCTCTTTCAATTGTTAGACTGATAGAACCTCCAGGGAAAATTGTAAGTGGTAAGGTTCTGTGGAGAAATAGGATTGATATTTTGAGCATAAGTAATGCGGAACTCAAAAATATAAGGGGTAAAGAAATTAGCGTAATTTTCCAAGATGTTACAAATTCTTTAAATCCAGTTTTAACTGTCGGCAAGCAAGTTAGAGAGGTATTTGAAATCAAAATGGGAATCAATAGAAAAAGTGCAAAATTAAAAGTTATTGAACTTTTTGAAAAGATAGGTATAAGTGAGCCTGAAAAGGTTTATGATTTTTATCCGCATCAGCTTTCAGGGGGATTAAGACAGAGGATTCTAATAGCGATGGCTTTTGCTCCAAAGCCAAAGCTCATTATTGCAGATGAACCAACCTCATTTGTTGATGCTGTGACGCAGATACAAATTCTTGAATTAATCAAATCTCTTCAAGTTGAAAATAGAACATCAATTCTTCTAATAACTCATAATTTTGGCGTTGTAAGTGAGATAGCAAATCGTGTTTATATAATGCATAGAGGTAAAATTATTGAAGAAGGGTTTACATTTGAGGTTTTATCAAAGCCAAAGCATCCATATACACGAAATTTAATTGAGTCAGCGAGGTTTTTGTCGTTTTGA